A stretch of DNA from Myxococcales bacterium:
GTCCACTCCCAGAGGTTACCCCCGAGATCGTAGAGATCGCCCGCGGGCCAGCTGCTTTTGCCCTTCGGGTGGGCCTTGACCTTGCTCGTTCCGCCGCCGTGACAGCCGACGTCTCCTGCCGGGTCCGAGTGGGGAGAACCGCCCGGCGTGAAGTCGGCCGTGCCGTTGTCACACGTCGGTGTTTCGTCACCCCAAGGATAGACGCGTCCGTCGCCGTGACCGGCCGCCCACTCGAACTGTGCCTCGCTGGGCAGAGCCTTGCCTGCGCTCTCGCAGAAGTGCTTGGCCTGAGCGAAGTTCACCATGTTGATCGGATGATCGTCGCGGTGATACTCGGTTCGGAAGTTACTGTTCAGATCGTTGAGCTGAGGAATGGTGCAGGTCCCCGAGTCCACGCACTTTCGATAGGCCGCCACCGTCACCTCGGTTGCGTCCATGCAGAACGGTTTGGTGAGCACCACGACGTGCTTCTGGTCCATCGCCCCGCGCACGCCGCGTCCCATCTTGAAGCCGTCCGCTCCCGTCGCGGGAATGAAGACCTCCGCCGGCGGGCACGCGGCGACGCAGCGCTCCGCCTCACAGCGTTCGATGGAGCTGCAGGCCGGCGAACAAACCGCAGCAGGTGGCGCCGCACTCGCAGAGGGCAGAGCGGCTGCCGCCGGCTTCGAAGCGGCGCTGGCCGACGGCACCGGTGAGTCGTGGCCTCCACGGCCGCATCCGGAGAGGCTCACAGCCAAGATCAGCGTGGCTCGACGCATCACCGCGCGGACCCGGGTTTCTTGGGCGAAATTGGCATGCAAGAGAGCTCACCCGGCGGCCCGGCCTCGGTGCCTCCGGTGGCGGCGGAGAGCAGCTCGAGGTGCCGCTCGAACGCCTGCTCGCGCGGCACCCGAGTCTTGCCGCCGAACGGCGTCGGGATGTGTCCGAGAATCGAGTAGGGGCAGGCCTCGACTTCGCGGCGCCCATCAGCGAAAAACGTCACCCTCGCCATGAAACTCGTTCCCGTCCAAGGGTAATCGCGGTGCATGGCAAAGACCAAATTGCCGAGGCTGTAAAACGCAGGTCTGCCTGCGTGCCACCCCACACCGAGTGGCACGTGCGGGTGATGGCCGAAGAACGCGTCAGCGCCCGCGCCCATGACCTGCGCAACGAA
This window harbors:
- a CDS encoding SUMF1/EgtB/PvdO family nonheme iron enzyme translates to MRRATLILAVSLSGCGRGGHDSPVPSASAASKPAAAALPSASAAPPAAVCSPACSSIERCEAERCVAACPPAEVFIPATGADGFKMGRGVRGAMDQKHVVVLTKPFCMDATEVTVAAYRKCVDSGTCTIPQLNDLNSNFRTEYHRDDHPINMVNFAQAKHFCESAGKALPSEAQFEWAAGHGDGRVYPWGDETPTCDNGTADFTPGGSPHSDPAGDVGCHGGGTSKVKAHPKGKSSWPAGDLYDLGGNLWEWTNDCYVSYPDGKVVDPSPQAHPSVPGECYVRALRGGGWNRSKEALKVTWRAGSKKTYRVPGLGFRCVRNPS